The following nucleotide sequence is from Nitrosopumilus adriaticus.
TATTAGTGAAAATTCAAGTATTTCAACACAAATTTCTTCCCTTGAAAAACACGTTGATGAACTACAACTTCAACTAGGTGAAAAAAGAAAAAGCTTAGGAGTATTAGTCTCAAAACAACTTGATTCAACTGGTGAAGAAGCAGCAGCACAATTAGCTTTGGATATAAGTGATTTGCGAAAAGAACTGTTGGAGACTAGAACCAAACTCTATGGTGTGATGTTGGGTCTTTAATTATTATCAAAATAAAGAGGTCATAAAAAATAAACCAACACCAATTAGAATATACTGATCTCTAATCAAATTGGTGGGTAGAAAATGAGAGAAAAGATTGGAATTATTGTTAATCGACTTGTTTATGGTTTTACGTTTGCCTTTTTGTATCAGATTGTAATTGGAATAGCTACATCGCTTCTTTCATTACCTTTGACTGGAAATATTCAAGATCTTATTTCTGGAGTCGAGCAGATTGATTCTCAACAGGGCCCGTGGCTTGTTGCATGGTGGATAATTTCTACAATCATCATTACTGTTATGGCATTAATGATTATTCGATACAAAAAATACCTGTCTCCATACAAAGGAGAAAAAAATATTGAAGTCCCTCCTAGAATTACAATAGTTACAGCAATTATTATTGGTGCTTTAATCTCATTCTTATTTTTCTTACTTGATTCTGTTATTGGATTATTTGCTAAAGCAGGAACTGCAACTGATGTTGAGGCAATTTATCAGGCAGCAATTGTTGGAGATTTTACTCCATTAGGAATAAGTATTATTTTTTCAATAATTGCAGGATTCATTATTGTTGGAGTTGCAGGTAAGACATCAAAAGTAAAAGAGATTACAAAAGATATTGGACTGCAAGATATTACCAAAATTTCAAAAATACTAAACAAAACAGCAACTCAAAAAGTATCTTTGGTTGACACCATTGGTCAAAGTCCTGGTGCACTCATTCATGTTGGCCAACAAAGAGTAGAAAATACTCGAATTGACATGATAGAATATGATAATCAAGAAATTATTGAAAAAAGTGATGTAAAAATTGAAGAGTGTTTAGAGTCCAAGGACAAACCAAACGTTTCATGGATTAATGTTATTGGCATACATGATCCAAAAATTATCGAAGCTTTTGGAAATAGTTTTGAAATTCATCCTCTTCATCAAGCTAACATTATGAATACAGAATTGAGACCTTCAATTGAAGTTTCAGATAAATATATCATGGTAATGCTAAAGATGCCTCATTATATTTCTGAAACAGGAAAACTTGAATTGGAACAAATCTCAATAATTATAGCAAAAGATCATGTGGTGACTTTTCAAGAAATCGAGGCTGATTTTTTTGATCAAATAAGAAAGCGAATTCGAAATAAAACAGGCACAATTAGGAATCAAAAGAGTGACTATCTAGCATATGCAATTATTGATGCCATAATTGATAGTTATTTCCTAGTTATAGAAAAAATAGGCGACATTACAGAAGAATTGGAAGAAGAATTAATGAAAAACCCTACTGCTGAAACCATGCAAACAATTCAAACATTAAAGCGCAGAATGATATCTCTGAGAAAATCCATCTGGCCTGCACGTGAAATTGTTGATTTTCTAGGACGTGATTCCACTATACTCATTTCAGATAACACTCGAACTTATTTGCGAGATGTATATAATCATGTAATTCAAGTAATTGATACTATCGAGGGACTACGAGATGTAATTGGGGGTATGTTAGATACCTATCTGTCAAGTGTTAGTAATCGAATGAATGAGGTGATGAAGACACTTACTATTATTGCAGCTATTTTTATTCCAATAACATTCATCGCTGGAATCTATGGAACTAATTTTATCTATGTTCCAGAATTACAATGGGAGTACAGTTATTTTGCAATGTTGACTGCTATGGCTATAATTACTGGAATAATGATAGCGTGGTTTAAACGAAAGAAATGGCTCTAAGTCATAAAACATCTAAAATAATTTCGTGATGACCTTTTGTATTTTATCATAGATTCTTTTATTATTTTATTCATTTGCCTCAATTCTAATGGAACTGTTTAAAACTACATAATCTAAACAATGGATGTCTCACGTGACTAACAAAACAATTCAGAGAGTATATGAAATTTTAGAGGGTACTACTAATGATAAAATTACAAAGAGTTTCCAAATTTTTATTATTACTTTAATTGCTGTTAACGTGCTAGTTGTAATTGTTGAAACTGAAGAATCTGTTTTAGATGAATATGGTTATCTGTTTACACCCTTTGAAGTTTTTTCTGTAATAGTTTTTACTGTTGAATATGTTGGAAGAATTCTTGTTTACAAATTAAATCCAAAATATAATAATTCTAAATTTGGGTTAGCTCGGTTGCTTGTTTCACCTATGATGCTAGTTGATTTAGCTGCAATATTGCCATTCTTCTTACCATTCGTTGTTACTGATACTAGATTCATTAGAATAATTCGACTTTTGAGACTATTTCGATTATTCAAACTATCGAGATATTCTGAACCAATGCAAACTCTTGGAATAGTATTTAAATCAAAAGCAGGTGATTTGGCAGTAGCCTTCTTTATTCTCTTTATTGTGTTGATTTTTGCATCTAGTTTGATGTATCATGCAGAGCATGAGGCACAGCCTGAGGTCTTCTCTAGCATACCTGCATCTATGTGGTGGGGAATAGTCACTCTTACAACAATTGGTTATGGCGATGTATATCCTGTCACAGTACCTGGTAAATTAATTGCTGCAGGTGTAGCTGTTATTGGGATTGCAGTTTATGCAATTCCTACTGGAATCATGGCCTCTGCATTTACAGAAGAATTAAGGCATAAAAGAGAGCAAAAAAACAATACATGTCCTCACTGTGGAAAAGACATCTCAGAAAAATAAAATATAATCAATACTAAAATTTTATTAAAAAAATTTAGAGTTACATCTCTACAAAAATATAATCTTTTTTTTGATTGGGGAGTAACTATTTCTTATTTTCTTCCTTGTTTGAACTATTCTCTTTCTCTATCTTCTTTTCAATCTCATCTGTCTCTTTCTCTATCTTCTTTTCAATCTCATCTGTCTCTTCAACTATTTTCTTCTCAAGATTCTCTTGCTTTGCTTCAATTTTTTCTACATGGACTTTGATTTTTTCATCAATCTGATCTTCGATTTGATCTTCTAGTTTTTCTTCTGCAACAGGTAGTAATTTTCTTTTCACCAAAAACAAGACTCGTAAAATAGCTTCTACAATTATTGCGTATATTACAAATCCTACGATATTACCTAAAAATGGAATAAAACCATATGCTCTATCAATAATGTCATCAGGTGTAAAGAAAATGTTGCTTGTAAGGAAAATACCTAATAGTGCAAATGGGATTAATTTTGCAAAGTCTTTTGCAAGATCTTCTTTGTAATATGCTGAAATTCTGACGGTTACTACAAGTGATATTACAATGAGAAAAACATGCTCTTTCGGAATATCTGGTGCCATGAAGAACAAAAATGTGGAATAGACGATAAACCAAACTAAAACTACCAATGGAAAAACTATGATGTATTTGAAAACGTATGCAATAATTGATGTTGCTTTTTTCCCATCAGTCTGATATTTTTTCAGACCTAATGGAATCATTTCTCGTCTAGCAATAAATCTGTAAAAATTCCAAATAAAAATTCCATAAACTACCATCCCAATCGAATACGCAATTAATTCTGTAAAGGATACTTCTATTCCAAATTGACTAGTAATATTTTCAATATCTGTAAAAGGAGCGATTAGATCATCATCAATGGGTATCCCACCAATTGTGACAAATGTTATTGGAAACTCTGCAATATTTCCATCAAAGTCTCCATGGACTATAGGGATGAACGGGATAAAAAATAGAAGAAATAGTATATGGATTGTTTTCAAAATATTCACATTAATCAGATACTCAAACTCTAAAAACTTTGTTAATGAAATTAAATTTTGTAAGGTACATCAAGTTTTGATATTTTTAATTACTTAAGATATTGATACAAATTGATTTAATTCAGTTCTAGGTCATATCCATCACCTTTATTATAATCATGAAATAATCTGGATTTAATGACTAAAACAATACTCTTAGCAATTTTCACAGTTGCTGTTTTACTTACAGGTACAATTGCAACCCCAATGGGATTGATTGAATCAGCTGAAGCCCTAAAAAGCAAAGGAAATTCAGCCAGTGCAATTAATTCAAAGAAGGTTTGTGGTGATAGACTCTGTTCTGAACCTGCTCCAGAAGTAAAAACTGAGGCAAAAAAGAAAGAAGAGGTAAAATCTGAAAAGAAATCAGAATCTGCTGAAAAAGCTAAAGAAGTACCAAAGAAAGACGCAAAGGCTGAAACAATGGAGAAATCTAAAGAAACAGCTTCACTCAAAGTTCCAAAAACCGTTACAGGTGTAATCACATCAGTCCAAGATCCAGGTCAAGGACATGAAGGACATCAACTTGCAATAATTCTACCTCCCAGTGAAAACACATATCGTGGACATCTAACCTACACTGCAACTGAAAACGTTCAGCTTGTAGCATTACATGGTCCACTCAAAGCTGGAATGGCAAAGGGACAACCAACATGGACAATGGATGGAAAAACAATGTTCGGCTTGACCTTTATTGATAAAGAAACTTCTTCAGGTGTTTGGCAGTTTACAGGAAATGCAGTTGCACTTCATACAAAAAACTCTGAACCATTCACTGTGACATATTCTGTTACATACACTGAAAATCCAGTAAGTGAAAAAGTAATTAGAGGAACAATAACATCACAGCAGGATCCTGGTATTGGACATGAAACACACCAACTTGCAATAATATTGGGACCAAGTAGTGGCAAAACATATTCTGGACATCTAACATATGATGCATCAGAGCCTGTGCAAATTGTAACCTTGATTGGACCGATGAGTAAAGGCGACCTGACTACAATGCCCTATTGGACTCCAGATGGTGAAACATACTATGGACTAGTATTAGTACCATCAAACGCAGCTGGTTCTACAGTGTTTTCAGGAAATGCTTTGGCACTTCATACCATGAATGAAACCCCATTCACTGTAAGCTACTCTCTAGTACTTACAAAATAATTTTTTTATTTTTTTAATTCATAATTTCAAGAATTACCAGATTTGGGCATATAATCAATTCATATCTCATTTAAATAAAATGAAAATAAGGGTATGTGATGAATAATAAATTATTTTTTACAGTCTTTTTCACTGTTTCTATATTATTACTTGGTGCAATGGCAATACCATTGAATATGGTCCAATCAGCTGAAGCATTAAAGGGACAAGGAGTCCCAACTTCACAATATGGTTCTGCAACTAAAGGAATTGTATGTGGAGATAAACTATGTTCTGAAGTTAAAGAAGAAACAAAGAAGAAAGAAGTAAAGAAAGAAGTAAAGAAAGAAGTAAAGAAAGAACAAGTTAAAACCGAAAAAAAAGATTCTGAAAAACAGAAACTTGCAGACAAAGCAATGTCTGAACAATCAAGATATGAAGAATTATCGTTACCTCCAAGAACAATAAAGACTGGAACAATCACATCTACACAAGATCCTGGCATTGGACATGAAAATCATCAACTGGCTATAATTCTTCCACCCTCTGAGAAAGTATATCGTGGAATGTTGACATATTCTGCATCTGAGGATGTTCAATTAGTTGTGCTTCATGGACCGCTAAAGCCTGGAGAAGATAAGGGACAAGCAATTTGGACTCCTGATGGAGAAACAAAATATGCTTTAACCTTTGTTCCAGTAAATAATATGGCAGGAACGTGGCACTTTACAGGAAATGCTTTAGCAGCACACACAATGAATGAAGATCCATTCTCAATATCTTACACCCTGGCATATAGGGAGCGAACTCTTTCTGATACGGTAAAAAGTGAAACAATCACATCTACACAAGATCCTGGTTTGGGACATGAAAATCATCAACTTGCAATTATTTTACCTCCACGTATTCCAGCATACTTTGGAACTGTGGGATTTTCTGCATCTGAAAATGTACAACTCATTGCACTACATGGTCCATTACAACCTGGAGTGAAAACTAGTGGACAAGCTACATGGTCTCCTGACGGGAAGACTGTTTATGCATTAAGCTTTATTGATAGAGATACTTCAATGGGAACTTGGCAAGTTACTGCAAATGCGATAGCTCTTCATACCATGAATGAAACCCCATTCACTGTAAGTTACTCTGTGGCAACAGGGCAATAATTCTTGAATTATGTTTATTTAACTTTGAATCTTAACAAATATGATGAATAAACTATTTCTTGTAATCCCTTTACTGTTAGTCTTAACTCTCGGTGTATCTTTTACTTATGCCGAATCTATTATTCCTGGATGGATAAAAAATACAGCTCTTTGGTATGGTCAGGATAAAATATCTGAGAAAGAATATTTGGAATCACTTAGATATTTAATTAATAACAAAATTTTATTTTTAGATGAGGCAGAAAAAAACACAGTACTTGATCCTACTATTACTTCAAATGAAGTTAGTGTGACAAAACCTAGGATTAACCAATGCTCCACATTATATCAATCATACAAAAATATCGGTAAAGCTCAATTCATTGCAAAATACGAACATGTGAATTATATTAACATCTGTGTAAAACTCTACCAAGATCCTATCTGGAATTATCAGGGTGGTGACAGGTTAGAACAATTAAATGCAAAATTTATTGAATTCGAGCAGAAAGCAAAAGAATCAAAACCAAAATTATCCTATGAGCCAAGCGTAAAGATTCTGTCCACGACAAAGATAGGTGAGGGAAAGTATGATGTAAAATTCAATGTGTGTGCAGGCGATAAAAAAATAGACAAAGCCAAAGTCCTAGTCAA
It contains:
- the corA gene encoding magnesium/cobalt transporter CorA, with protein sequence MREKIGIIVNRLVYGFTFAFLYQIVIGIATSLLSLPLTGNIQDLISGVEQIDSQQGPWLVAWWIISTIIITVMALMIIRYKKYLSPYKGEKNIEVPPRITIVTAIIIGALISFLFFLLDSVIGLFAKAGTATDVEAIYQAAIVGDFTPLGISIIFSIIAGFIIVGVAGKTSKVKEITKDIGLQDITKISKILNKTATQKVSLVDTIGQSPGALIHVGQQRVENTRIDMIEYDNQEIIEKSDVKIEECLESKDKPNVSWINVIGIHDPKIIEAFGNSFEIHPLHQANIMNTELRPSIEVSDKYIMVMLKMPHYISETGKLELEQISIIIAKDHVVTFQEIEADFFDQIRKRIRNKTGTIRNQKSDYLAYAIIDAIIDSYFLVIEKIGDITEELEEELMKNPTAETMQTIQTLKRRMISLRKSIWPAREIVDFLGRDSTILISDNTRTYLRDVYNHVIQVIDTIEGLRDVIGGMLDTYLSSVSNRMNEVMKTLTIIAAIFIPITFIAGIYGTNFIYVPELQWEYSYFAMLTAMAIITGIMIAWFKRKKWL
- a CDS encoding ion transporter; amino-acid sequence: MSHVTNKTIQRVYEILEGTTNDKITKSFQIFIITLIAVNVLVVIVETEESVLDEYGYLFTPFEVFSVIVFTVEYVGRILVYKLNPKYNNSKFGLARLLVSPMMLVDLAAILPFFLPFVVTDTRFIRIIRLLRLFRLFKLSRYSEPMQTLGIVFKSKAGDLAVAFFILFIVLIFASSLMYHAEHEAQPEVFSSIPASMWWGIVTLTTIGYGDVYPVTVPGKLIAAGVAVIGIAVYAIPTGIMASAFTEELRHKREQKNNTCPHCGKDISEK